One region of Variovorax sp. J2L1-78 genomic DNA includes:
- a CDS encoding LysR family transcriptional regulator encodes MDRLSTLRLFTRLAQLQSFSATAAELEISASAASKAIAELEQSLGAKLLHRTTRRVSLTEVGAGYAARAAAVLRAMEDADAEAAGAAGAASGRLRLNAPMALGLADLGEALAAFAAAHPRVELDVEFGDRHVDLLQEGFDLGLRATTDPKDSSYTAQRIAEFALHVCASPGYIARHGRPGSPNELGAHACFSYAYATAGARWPLHHAGQTHVSVTPAMRANSTPFLKRLVLADLGIAVLPDFVAQPEFGAGALVELFPETKRPPLRLYAVYPDRRLAPRKVVACVQFLKQWFGTRPPDS; translated from the coding sequence ATGGATCGACTGAGCACCCTGCGACTTTTCACCCGCCTCGCGCAGCTGCAGAGCTTTTCCGCCACGGCCGCAGAGCTGGAGATTTCGGCGTCGGCCGCGAGCAAGGCGATCGCCGAACTGGAGCAGTCGCTGGGCGCGAAGCTGCTCCACCGGACCACGCGCCGCGTGTCGCTGACGGAGGTCGGCGCGGGCTATGCCGCACGCGCCGCCGCGGTGCTGCGCGCGATGGAAGACGCGGATGCCGAGGCCGCCGGCGCGGCCGGTGCGGCCTCCGGCCGGTTGCGGCTGAACGCGCCGATGGCACTGGGTCTGGCCGACCTGGGCGAGGCGCTGGCGGCCTTCGCCGCGGCGCACCCGCGGGTCGAGCTGGACGTCGAATTCGGCGACCGGCATGTCGACCTGTTGCAGGAAGGCTTCGACCTGGGCCTGCGCGCAACGACCGACCCGAAGGACTCCAGCTACACCGCCCAACGCATCGCCGAATTCGCCTTGCACGTCTGTGCCTCGCCGGGCTACATCGCCCGGCACGGCCGCCCCGGCTCACCCAATGAACTGGGCGCCCATGCCTGCTTCTCCTATGCCTATGCTACCGCCGGGGCGCGATGGCCGCTGCATCACGCCGGGCAGACGCACGTGTCCGTCACGCCCGCCATGCGCGCCAACAGCACGCCCTTTCTCAAGCGGCTGGTGCTGGCCGACCTGGGCATCGCGGTGCTGCCCGATTTCGTCGCCCAGCCGGAGTTCGGTGCCGGCGCGCTGGTGGAGCTGTTCCCGGAGACAAAACGGCCGCCGCTGCGGCTCTACGCGGTCTATCCGGATCGCCGGCTGGCGCCGCGCAAGGTGGTCGCGTGCGTCCAGTTCCTGAAGCAGTGGTTCGGCACGCGCCCACCTGACTCTTGA
- a CDS encoding SDR family NAD(P)-dependent oxidoreductase, giving the protein MDLQLTGKTALVTGATAGIGLAIARTLAREGVAVTLVGRSGDKLAAARDAIMAAVPRAELTLITADVGTAVGVAALAQAQPHVDILVNNLGFYEAKPFAEISDEDWLRMLDVNVMSGVRLSRHYFPRMLQRNWGRVIFMSSEVGAFTPPDMVHYGVSKSAQLAVSRGMAELTQGTGVTVNSVLPSATRSDGIVAYLRQTAPRPGMSDAEIEANFFATYRPSSLIARMIEPEEVAAMVALLASPLGAASNGAAVRVEGGTFRSIL; this is encoded by the coding sequence ATGGATCTGCAACTCACAGGCAAGACCGCCCTCGTCACCGGCGCCACCGCCGGCATCGGCCTGGCCATCGCACGCACGCTGGCACGCGAAGGCGTGGCCGTCACCCTCGTCGGCCGCAGCGGCGACAAGCTCGCGGCGGCGCGCGATGCCATCATGGCGGCGGTTCCACGCGCCGAACTGACGCTGATCACGGCCGACGTCGGCACCGCCGTCGGCGTCGCCGCGCTGGCCCAGGCGCAGCCGCACGTCGACATCCTGGTCAACAACCTCGGCTTCTACGAGGCCAAGCCCTTCGCCGAGATCAGCGACGAGGACTGGCTGCGCATGCTCGACGTCAACGTGATGTCGGGTGTGCGCCTGTCGCGCCACTACTTCCCGCGCATGCTGCAGCGCAATTGGGGCCGCGTGATCTTCATGTCGAGCGAGGTCGGCGCCTTCACGCCGCCGGACATGGTGCATTACGGCGTCAGCAAGTCGGCGCAGTTGGCCGTCTCGCGCGGCATGGCCGAGCTCACCCAGGGCACTGGCGTCACGGTCAACAGCGTGCTGCCCTCGGCCACCCGTTCGGACGGCATCGTCGCTTACCTGCGGCAGACGGCGCCGCGCCCTGGCATGAGCGACGCGGAGATCGAGGCGAACTTCTTCGCCACCTACCGGCCCAGTTCGCTGATCGCCCGAATGATCGAACCGGAGGAAGTCGCCGCGATGGTGGCGTTGCTCGCCAGCCCGCTGGGTGCGGCCTCCAACGGCGCAGCGGTGCGTGTCGAAGGCGGGACCTTCCGCTCGATTCTGTGA
- a CDS encoding L-dopachrome tautomerase-related protein — protein MTRRHALSRRLAAVLILATPALAWADTGLERWRSYTGVSWSAPAADGTDPKPFAHSVGAPIAGLHFDARGTAYVSTPRLVSTAAPATLSRLDTAARTGPARLTAFPSTAANATDAAPAEHLRNVLGFHVDRKNGWLWALDLGFVAGEAESPPGAQKLLVIDLASGRTVKRIALDGVADRKGSFLNDVAVDETRRVAYIADSGLRSAPANQVGLIVADFASGTARRVLDRHAALQVEPGVKTMSHGGEVWPGNPLLLGINGVALSPDAGTLYWTVTTGTRLRSLPTALLRDRRNDDARLAAAIRDLGMVGGNTDGIVTDATGSLYITDVTRNGIVRYTPRDQAMTLLAQDERVYWPDTAAIGPGGDLFFTASALNQHFAGAVKAGEERYDIWRLPLHAEP, from the coding sequence ATGACCCGACGACACGCCCTTTCCCGACGCCTCGCCGCCGTGCTGATCCTGGCCACGCCGGCCCTCGCCTGGGCCGACACCGGCCTCGAGCGCTGGCGCAGTTACACCGGCGTCAGCTGGAGCGCCCCCGCGGCCGACGGCACCGATCCGAAGCCCTTCGCCCACTCGGTCGGCGCACCCATCGCCGGCTTGCACTTCGACGCGCGCGGCACGGCCTACGTCAGCACGCCCCGGCTGGTGTCGACCGCCGCACCCGCCACGCTGAGCCGGCTCGACACCGCGGCGCGCACCGGGCCGGCACGGCTCACGGCTTTTCCCTCGACTGCGGCCAACGCCACCGATGCGGCGCCGGCGGAACATCTGCGCAACGTGCTGGGTTTTCACGTGGACCGCAAGAACGGCTGGCTCTGGGCGCTCGACCTGGGCTTCGTCGCCGGCGAAGCCGAATCGCCGCCCGGCGCACAGAAGCTGCTGGTGATCGACCTGGCCTCGGGCCGCACCGTGAAGCGCATCGCGCTCGACGGCGTGGCCGACCGGAAGGGCAGCTTCCTCAACGACGTGGCCGTCGACGAGACACGCCGCGTGGCCTACATCGCCGACAGCGGCTTGCGCAGCGCCCCGGCCAACCAGGTGGGCCTGATCGTCGCGGACTTCGCGTCGGGCACGGCGCGGCGGGTGCTCGACCGGCATGCGGCGCTGCAGGTGGAGCCAGGTGTGAAGACCATGTCGCATGGCGGCGAGGTCTGGCCGGGCAATCCGCTGCTGCTGGGCATCAACGGCGTGGCGCTGTCGCCCGACGCCGGCACGCTGTACTGGACGGTGACGACCGGCACGCGCCTGCGCAGCCTGCCTACCGCGCTGCTGCGCGATCGGCGCAACGACGACGCCCGGCTGGCCGCTGCCATCCGCGACCTGGGCATGGTCGGCGGCAACACCGACGGCATCGTGACCGATGCGACGGGCTCGCTCTACATCACCGACGTGACGCGCAACGGCATCGTGCGCTACACGCCGCGTGATCAGGCCATGACCCTGCTGGCGCAGGACGAGCGCGTGTATTGGCCCGACACGGCGGCCATCGGCCCGGGCGGCGACCTGTTCTTCACGGCCAGCGCGCTCAATCAGCATTTCGCCGGCGCGGTGAAGGCGGGTGAGGAGCGCTACGACATCTGGCGGCTGCCGCTCCACGCCGAACCTTGA
- a CDS encoding LysR substrate-binding domain-containing protein, whose product MKTTLEELQAFTAVAGAGSITAAAEQLGQTVSGVSRALGRLEKKLDTTLLRRTTRRIALTEEGAAFLAHARAILASIDEAEELMAARRQKPAGRLRVNAATPFMLHAVVPLVPEFRRAYPQITLELDTDELNIDLLERRTDIAIRIGALRDSTLHARPLGTSRIRVLASPAYLAAQGRPKTVAALARHTLLGFTQPESLNRWPLRGAHGDEWQIAPDLTASSGETLRQLALQGAGIVCLSDFMTAGDRTRGDLVQLLAKDTVDVRQPLNAVYYRNTQLAARIACFLDFLAARLGH is encoded by the coding sequence ATGAAGACCACCCTCGAAGAACTGCAGGCGTTCACCGCCGTGGCCGGTGCCGGCTCGATCACGGCGGCCGCCGAGCAGCTGGGCCAGACGGTGTCGGGCGTGAGCCGTGCGCTGGGTCGGCTCGAGAAGAAGCTCGACACCACGCTGCTGCGCCGCACGACGCGCCGCATCGCGCTCACGGAAGAGGGCGCGGCCTTCCTGGCCCATGCACGCGCCATCCTCGCGTCGATCGACGAGGCCGAGGAACTGATGGCCGCGCGCCGCCAGAAGCCCGCCGGCCGGTTGCGCGTGAACGCGGCGACGCCCTTTATGCTGCACGCCGTCGTGCCGCTGGTGCCGGAATTCCGCCGCGCCTACCCGCAGATCACGCTGGAGCTCGACACCGACGAGCTCAACATCGACCTGCTGGAGCGGCGCACCGACATCGCGATCCGCATCGGCGCGCTGCGCGATTCCACCTTGCACGCGCGCCCGCTGGGCACCAGCCGCATCCGCGTGCTGGCGAGCCCGGCCTACCTGGCTGCGCAGGGCCGGCCGAAAACCGTGGCGGCCCTGGCCAGGCACACGCTGCTTGGCTTCACGCAACCGGAGTCGCTCAACCGCTGGCCGCTGCGCGGGGCGCACGGCGACGAATGGCAGATCGCGCCGGACCTCACGGCGTCGAGCGGCGAGACGTTACGTCAGCTGGCGCTGCAGGGCGCGGGCATCGTCTGCCTGTCGGACTTCATGACCGCCGGCGACCGCACGCGCGGCGATCTGGTGCAACTGCTGGCCAAGGACACGGTGGACGTGCGGCAGCCGCTCAACGCGGTGTACTACCGCAACACGCAGTTGGCGGCGCGCATCGCGTGCTTCCTGGACTTCCTGGCCGCACGGCTCGGTCATTGA
- the dapF gene encoding diaminopimelate epimerase — MRIRFTKMQGAGNDFVVLDETGAPLGLSAAQYQFLADRHFGVGADQILSVRPSPAAGIDFQYVIHNADGGEVEQCGNGARCFLRFVREHGLTTKDVVRVQTLSGVIEPRMGDDGRVTVDMGAPIFEPARVPFDAAGLDPQPDGGWQTWHLALSTRAEGAIVPFAILSMGNPHAVQIVDDIETAPVAEQGPLIEHHPRFPQRVNAGFLQIVDRTHVRLRVYERGAGETLACGTGACAAVVAGIRLGHLDARVDVETRGGILTIEWHGVDQPVRMTGPAITVFEGEIDIPDEL, encoded by the coding sequence ATGCGAATTCGCTTTACCAAGATGCAGGGTGCCGGCAACGACTTCGTCGTGCTCGACGAGACCGGTGCGCCGCTGGGCCTGTCGGCCGCGCAGTACCAGTTCCTGGCCGACCGTCATTTCGGCGTCGGTGCCGACCAGATCCTGTCCGTGCGGCCGTCACCAGCCGCGGGCATCGACTTCCAGTATGTGATCCACAACGCCGACGGCGGCGAGGTGGAGCAGTGCGGCAACGGCGCGCGCTGCTTCCTGCGCTTCGTGCGCGAGCACGGGCTGACCACCAAAGACGTCGTGCGCGTGCAGACGCTGTCGGGCGTGATCGAGCCGCGCATGGGCGACGACGGTCGCGTCACGGTCGACATGGGCGCGCCCATCTTCGAGCCGGCGCGCGTGCCCTTCGATGCCGCCGGCCTCGATCCACAGCCCGATGGCGGCTGGCAGACCTGGCACCTCGCGCTCTCGACCCGTGCGGAAGGCGCGATCGTGCCTTTTGCGATCCTGTCGATGGGCAATCCGCACGCGGTGCAGATCGTCGATGACATCGAGACCGCACCGGTGGCCGAGCAGGGCCCGCTGATCGAACACCACCCGCGCTTTCCGCAGCGGGTCAATGCCGGCTTCCTGCAGATCGTCGACCGCACGCATGTGCGCCTGCGCGTGTACGAGCGCGGCGCCGGCGAGACGCTGGCCTGCGGCACCGGCGCCTGCGCCGCGGTGGTGGCGGGCATCCGCCTGGGCCATCTTGATGCCCGCGTCGACGTCGAGACGCGCGGCGGCATCCTCACCATCGAATGGCACGGGGTGGACCAGCCCGTGCGCATGACCGGCCCCGCCATCACCGTCTTCGAAGGCGAGATCGACATTCCGGACGAACTATGA
- a CDS encoding DUF484 family protein, with protein sequence MNFTHNNNAAMNPITEDDIADYLANTPDFFERHAQLLAQVQLTSPHGNRAVSLQERQAEMLREKIKALEHRVMDMVRHGTENVVTADRLQRWTRGLLTARDPRGLPLQMAGELQSLFMVPQIAIKVWDCDAVYGNEPYAQWVSDDVKAFATSLTTPYCGLNAGLEATAWLDDAKAAVSIALIPLRAEPSAPAFGLLVLASPDAQRFNPEMGTDFLERIADLASAALSRLRP encoded by the coding sequence ATGAATTTCACGCACAACAACAACGCCGCCATGAACCCGATCACCGAGGACGACATCGCCGACTACCTGGCGAACACGCCCGACTTCTTCGAGCGCCATGCGCAGCTGCTTGCCCAGGTTCAGCTGACCAGCCCGCACGGCAACCGCGCGGTGAGCCTGCAGGAACGCCAGGCCGAGATGCTGCGCGAGAAGATCAAGGCCCTGGAGCACCGCGTGATGGACATGGTGCGCCATGGCACCGAGAACGTGGTGACCGCCGACCGGCTGCAGCGCTGGACGCGTGGCCTGCTCACCGCGCGCGATCCGCGCGGCCTGCCGCTGCAGATGGCCGGTGAGCTGCAGTCCCTCTTCATGGTGCCGCAGATCGCCATCAAGGTCTGGGACTGCGATGCGGTCTACGGCAACGAGCCCTACGCCCAATGGGTCAGCGACGACGTCAAGGCCTTCGCCACCTCGCTGACCACGCCCTACTGCGGCCTGAACGCCGGGCTGGAAGCCACCGCCTGGCTGGACGATGCCAAGGCGGCGGTGTCGATCGCGCTGATCCCCCTGCGTGCGGAGCCCTCGGCGCCGGCCTTCGGCCTCTTGGTGCTGGCGTCGCCCGATGCGCAGCGCTTCAACCCCGAGATGGGCACCGACTTCCTCGAGCGCATCGCCGACCTCGCATCGGCCGCGCTGTCGCGCCTGCGGCCTTGA
- a CDS encoding YdcF family protein yields MRTGLRLLALGLGAAVVAYGAIAFTIWQRAEALLAAGSPRPADAALVLGNRAYRHGAPNPCLTGRVDTAVSLAQAGLVPQLVMSGGIDHEDRRIESEVMAVHARAIGYTGPLLRESQSNSTRENLAMSAAVLREAGVRRVIVVSEPYHLWRVERLARASGFAHDFDVQYAAAPTACWQRWGMRFRGALREPLAIVNNAFHGYF; encoded by the coding sequence GTGCGGACCGGGCTGCGCCTGCTGGCCCTGGGCCTGGGCGCGGCGGTGGTGGCTTACGGGGCGATCGCTTTCACGATCTGGCAGCGGGCGGAGGCCTTGCTTGCCGCCGGCTCGCCGCGACCCGCGGACGCCGCGTTGGTGCTCGGCAACCGGGCCTACCGCCATGGTGCCCCCAACCCCTGCCTGACCGGCCGCGTCGACACCGCCGTATCCTTGGCGCAGGCCGGGCTGGTGCCGCAGCTGGTGATGTCGGGCGGCATCGACCATGAGGATCGCCGCATCGAATCGGAAGTGATGGCCGTGCATGCGCGCGCCATCGGCTACACCGGGCCGCTGCTGCGCGAAAGTCAGTCGAACTCGACGCGCGAGAACCTCGCGATGTCCGCCGCCGTGCTGCGCGAGGCGGGCGTGCGGCGGGTCATCGTCGTGTCGGAGCCCTACCACCTGTGGCGGGTCGAGCGGCTCGCGCGTGCCAGCGGTTTCGCGCACGACTTCGACGTGCAGTACGCCGCCGCGCCCACGGCCTGCTGGCAGCGCTGGGGCATGCGTTTTCGCGGCGCGCTGCGCGAACCGCTGGCCATCGTGAACAATGCCTTCCATGGCTACTTCTGA
- a CDS encoding tyrosine recombinase XerC, whose protein sequence is MATSEDTGAGAAAALIERYLEHARVERRLAGRTLDIYAEHLRALAAKMAEARLPVDRVTAAHVRRWMAQMHSAGREPRGIALVLSCWRSFFRWLGQQRLVPFNPVQDVRAPKAARPLPKALAVDDAVQLAELHDPDADPWTEARDRAIVELLYGCGLRVSELVGLDVHAGKDARGWVDLDAGEAQVLGKGSKRRGVPVGGKAADALRTWLAVRDQCAALPAARVRDPASAAALFIGRTGMRFSAQSVWKTAKARSLKAGLPAAVHPHMLRHSFASHVLQSSSDLRAVQELLGHANITTTQVYTRLDFQHLAKAYDAAHPRAKAKDDTE, encoded by the coding sequence ATGGCTACTTCTGAGGACACCGGGGCCGGCGCCGCTGCAGCGCTGATCGAGCGCTACCTCGAGCACGCGCGCGTCGAGCGCCGGCTGGCCGGGCGCACCCTCGACATCTATGCCGAGCACCTGCGGGCGCTGGCCGCGAAGATGGCCGAGGCGCGCCTGCCGGTCGACCGCGTCACCGCCGCCCACGTGCGCCGCTGGATGGCGCAGATGCACAGCGCCGGGCGCGAGCCGCGCGGCATCGCGCTGGTGCTGTCGTGCTGGCGCAGCTTCTTCCGCTGGCTTGGCCAGCAGCGGCTGGTGCCCTTCAACCCGGTGCAGGATGTGCGCGCGCCGAAGGCGGCCCGTCCGCTGCCCAAGGCGCTGGCGGTCGACGACGCGGTGCAGTTGGCCGAGCTGCACGACCCCGATGCGGACCCGTGGACCGAGGCACGCGACCGTGCCATCGTCGAGCTGCTCTACGGCTGCGGGCTGCGCGTGAGCGAGCTGGTCGGGCTCGACGTGCATGCCGGCAAGGATGCGCGCGGCTGGGTCGATCTCGACGCGGGCGAGGCGCAGGTGCTGGGCAAGGGCAGCAAGCGGCGCGGCGTGCCAGTCGGCGGCAAGGCGGCCGACGCCCTGCGCACCTGGCTGGCGGTGCGCGACCAGTGCGCCGCGCTGCCGGCTGCCCGGGTGCGCGACCCGGCGAGCGCCGCGGCGCTCTTCATCGGCCGCACCGGCATGCGCTTCTCGGCGCAATCGGTGTGGAAGACGGCCAAGGCGCGCAGCCTGAAGGCCGGGCTGCCGGCGGCGGTGCATCCGCACATGCTGCGCCATTCCTTCGCCAGCCACGTGCTGCAGTCGAGCAGCGACCTGCGCGCGGTGCAGGAACTGCTCGGCCACGCCAACATCACGACCACGCAGGTCTACACCCGGCTGGATTTCCAGCACCTGGCCAAGGCCTACGATGCGGCGCATCCACGGGCCAAGGCCAAAGACGACACCGAATGA
- a CDS encoding class I SAM-dependent rRNA methyltransferase: MKTLRLKPGKEKSLLRRHPWVFESAIARGGADPGETVRVESHDGQFLAWAAFSPSSQIRARAWSFVETQRIDAAFLASLCARAVGARRYFDLQSDGIRLVHGEADGLPGLIVDRYGDTLVAQFGSAGVERWKDVLADALLAATGLTKLYERSDASGREREGLKPVTGWLRGEDATAQVIREHDWRLSLDIATGHKTGFYLDQRDSRQRFAEIAQHRRFRRVLNCFCYTGGFTVAALAGLKAAGAIDGAELTSIDSSLPALERARANLALNGFEGANAQFLDADVNASLRRFIEEGRSFDAIVLDPPKFAPTVAHAERAARAYKDINRLALKLLEPGGVLLTFSCSGGISADLFHKIVASAGLDAGVDGYISERLGAAPDHPMTIEFPEGEYLKGLVVVRK; this comes from the coding sequence ATGAAAACACTCCGCCTCAAGCCCGGCAAAGAAAAATCGCTGTTGCGCCGCCACCCGTGGGTGTTCGAGTCCGCCATCGCACGTGGCGGGGCCGACCCCGGCGAAACGGTGCGCGTGGAGTCGCACGACGGCCAATTCCTCGCGTGGGCGGCGTTCAGCCCGAGCTCGCAGATCCGCGCACGCGCCTGGAGCTTCGTCGAGACACAGCGCATCGACGCCGCGTTCCTGGCGTCGCTGTGTGCCCGCGCCGTCGGCGCGCGCCGCTACTTCGATCTGCAGAGCGATGGCATCCGGCTCGTGCACGGCGAGGCCGACGGGTTGCCGGGCCTGATCGTCGACCGCTACGGCGACACCCTGGTCGCACAGTTCGGCTCTGCCGGCGTCGAACGCTGGAAGGACGTGCTGGCCGATGCGCTGCTGGCCGCTACGGGTTTGACCAAGCTCTACGAGCGCTCCGATGCGAGCGGTCGCGAGCGCGAAGGCCTCAAGCCCGTCACCGGCTGGCTGCGCGGGGAGGACGCCACCGCGCAGGTGATCCGCGAGCACGACTGGCGGTTGTCGCTCGATATCGCGACCGGCCACAAGACCGGCTTCTACCTCGACCAGCGCGACAGCCGGCAGCGCTTCGCCGAGATCGCGCAGCACCGGCGCTTTCGCCGCGTGCTCAACTGCTTCTGCTACACGGGCGGCTTCACCGTCGCGGCGCTGGCCGGGCTGAAGGCGGCGGGCGCGATCGACGGCGCCGAACTGACCTCGATCGACTCGTCGCTGCCGGCCTTGGAGCGCGCGCGCGCCAACCTGGCGCTCAACGGCTTCGAGGGCGCCAACGCGCAGTTCCTCGACGCCGACGTGAACGCCTCGCTGCGCCGCTTCATCGAGGAAGGCCGCAGCTTCGACGCCATCGTGCTCGACCCGCCCAAGTTCGCACCCACGGTGGCCCATGCCGAGCGCGCCGCGCGGGCCTACAAGGACATCAACCGGCTGGCGCTGAAGTTGCTCGAGCCCGGTGGCGTGCTGCTGACCTTCTCGTGCTCGGGCGGCATCAGCGCCGACCTGTTCCACAAGATCGTGGCCTCGGCCGGGCTGGACGCGGGCGTGGACGGTTACATCAGCGAACGTCTGGGGGCCGCGCCCGACCACCCGATGACCATCGAGTTTCCCGAAGGGGAGTACTTGAAAGGCCTCGTCGTGGTGCGCAAGTAG
- a CDS encoding CobW family GTP-binding protein, giving the protein MALIPATILTGFLGSGKTTLLKRILSEAHGQKIAVIENEFGEENIDSDILVTESKEQIVQMSNGCVCCTIREDLREALQLLAAKKRQGLLDFDRVVIETTGLADPGPVAQTFFMDDEIAESYLLDSILTLVDAKHAPQQLNDRQEARRQVGFADQIFISKSELVSEAETEALIHRLKHMNPRAPQQKAHFGDVPLKDIFDLRGFNLNAKLDIDPDFLSADEHDHHDHDHAHGEHCDHPSHAHDGHGHHHHTDDDVKSFVYKADRAFDPAKLEDFLGAVVNIYGPKMLRYKGVLNMKGTDRKVIFQGVHQLMGSDLGPEWGADEARQSRMVFIGIELPRDILEQGLEQCLV; this is encoded by the coding sequence ATGGCCCTCATTCCCGCCACCATCCTCACCGGCTTTCTCGGCTCCGGCAAGACCACGCTGCTCAAGCGCATCCTCTCCGAGGCGCACGGCCAGAAGATCGCCGTGATCGAGAACGAATTCGGCGAAGAGAACATCGACAGCGACATCCTGGTGACGGAGTCGAAGGAGCAGATCGTGCAGATGAGCAACGGCTGCGTCTGCTGCACCATCCGCGAAGACCTGCGCGAGGCGCTGCAGCTGCTGGCCGCCAAGAAGCGCCAGGGCCTGCTCGACTTCGACCGCGTGGTGATCGAGACCACCGGCCTGGCCGACCCCGGCCCCGTGGCCCAGACCTTCTTCATGGACGACGAGATCGCCGAGAGCTACCTGCTCGACTCGATCCTGACGCTGGTCGATGCCAAGCACGCGCCGCAGCAGCTCAACGACCGCCAGGAAGCGCGCCGCCAGGTGGGCTTCGCCGACCAGATCTTCATCAGCAAGAGCGAACTCGTCTCCGAAGCCGAAACCGAGGCGCTGATCCACCGCTTGAAGCACATGAATCCGCGCGCGCCCCAGCAGAAGGCGCATTTCGGCGATGTGCCGCTCAAGGACATCTTCGACCTGCGTGGCTTCAACCTGAACGCCAAGCTCGACATCGACCCGGACTTCCTTTCGGCCGACGAGCACGATCATCACGACCATGATCACGCGCACGGCGAGCATTGCGACCATCCCTCGCATGCGCACGACGGCCATGGCCACCATCACCACACGGACGACGACGTCAAGAGCTTCGTCTACAAGGCCGACCGCGCCTTCGACCCGGCCAAGCTCGAGGATTTTCTGGGTGCCGTCGTCAACATCTACGGCCCGAAGATGCTGCGCTACAAGGGCGTGCTGAACATGAAGGGTACCGACCGCAAGGTGATCTTCCAGGGCGTGCACCAGCTGATGGGCAGCGACCTGGGCCCGGAATGGGGCGCTGACGAGGCCCGTCAGAGCCGGATGGTGTTCATCGGCATCGAGCTGCCGCGCGACATCCTGGAACAGGGACTGGAGCAGTGCCTGGTCTGA